One region of Peribacillus simplex genomic DNA includes:
- a CDS encoding ribonuclease H-like YkuK family protein: MRQYPIRNNPFQNLQEKDMSFEEVFVHIVEFMKLNPSGDYRLMVGTDSQVHKKHTVFITGIVIRQVGNGVWGCIRKVMIPRRMMQLHERISHELSLTEEIVSMFTEERKNQLIDIVLPAVYQGATFIMEGHIDIGIGKRNKTSEFVKEMVARMESMGVEPKIKPNAFVASSYANRYTKQE; this comes from the coding sequence ATGAGGCAATATCCAATTCGTAATAATCCATTTCAAAATCTTCAGGAAAAAGACATGTCTTTTGAAGAGGTATTCGTTCATATTGTAGAATTCATGAAATTAAATCCTTCCGGTGACTATCGATTAATGGTCGGTACAGATTCGCAAGTACATAAAAAACATACAGTGTTCATTACAGGCATCGTGATACGTCAGGTCGGGAATGGTGTATGGGGTTGTATTAGAAAAGTGATGATTCCTAGAAGGATGATGCAATTACATGAACGTATTTCCCATGAATTGTCGTTAACTGAAGAGATCGTATCCATGTTTACGGAAGAAAGAAAAAATCAGTTAATCGATATTGTCCTGCCTGCTGTATATCAAGGGGCAACGTTCATCATGGAAGGGCATATTGATATCGGGATTGGAAAGCGGAACAAAACCAGTGAGTTTGTTAAAGAAATGGTAGCCAGGATGGAATCCATGGGAGTGGAACCTAAAATTAAACCCAATGCTTTCGTTGCTTCAAGCTATGCCAACCGGTATACAAAGCAAGAGTAA
- a CDS encoding Mur ligase domain-containing protein, whose product MILKDVIYEAINWDLPKDVEDISITGVADNSKEIKNGYLFVAVNGYKEDGHKYIKDAICQGASVVIGDRDIKGLDVPYLRVENSRKALGVITKRFYGDPSNHLQNKDQVDIISYFDQ is encoded by the coding sequence ATGATCCTTAAAGACGTAATATATGAAGCAATAAACTGGGATTTGCCGAAGGACGTTGAAGATATATCCATTACAGGTGTCGCCGATAACTCAAAAGAAATAAAAAATGGATACCTTTTTGTTGCCGTAAACGGATATAAGGAGGATGGCCATAAATACATTAAAGATGCAATTTGTCAAGGGGCTTCGGTTGTGATTGGCGATCGCGACATAAAGGGATTGGATGTTCCTTATCTACGAGTGGAGAACAGCAGAAAGGCATTAGGTGTAATCACGAAAAGGTTTTATGGAGATCCCAGCAATCATCTACAAAATAAAGACCAAGTGGATATTATCAGTTATTTTGATCAATAG
- a CDS encoding MFS transporter: MGKNSSVTLSNKEPNLFTNRVFRAIIFSGLFLQIGIWVRNFAVLLFVMEKTNGDAFAISMISVAEFAPIFIFSFIGGTFADRWSPKKTMVWCDILSAISVFAVLITLIFGSWKMVFFATLISAILSQFSQPSGMKLFKMHLPESQIQTGMSVYQTVFAVFMVLGPILGTFAFQSFGINISIAITGLAFLFSAGALAFLPKDRKLDEQKAKTTLWQEMKSGVSYVLRKKELSLLGLCFLAAGLGLGFIQPLSIFLVTEQLGLPKENLQWLFMLNGIGMILGGAGVMIFAKKVAPQRLLAFGMLVNAIGIAVMGLSTNLWITLTAEFFNGLMLPCIQIGINTLILQRTEGEFIGRVNGILSPLFTGSMVLTMSAAGVLKEQFSLVSIFETAAFFFILGMFFILPLYNQKAETKPLEIQS; this comes from the coding sequence TTGGGAAAAAACTCATCTGTAACATTGAGTAATAAGGAACCTAACTTATTTACAAATCGTGTATTTCGGGCCATCATCTTTTCAGGCTTGTTTTTACAAATAGGGATATGGGTGCGGAATTTTGCAGTTTTGTTATTCGTCATGGAAAAGACAAATGGGGATGCCTTTGCCATTTCAATGATTTCAGTAGCGGAATTCGCACCCATTTTTATTTTTTCATTTATTGGAGGGACGTTCGCTGACCGCTGGAGTCCGAAAAAAACGATGGTTTGGTGTGATATTTTAAGTGCAATATCCGTATTTGCTGTGCTTATCACGCTTATCTTCGGAAGTTGGAAAATGGTGTTTTTTGCAACTTTGATTTCGGCGATACTTTCTCAATTTTCTCAGCCATCAGGCATGAAGCTATTTAAAATGCATTTGCCAGAAAGTCAAATTCAAACAGGGATGTCAGTTTATCAGACAGTTTTCGCAGTATTTATGGTTTTAGGCCCGATTCTCGGTACATTTGCCTTCCAATCATTCGGGATCAATATCTCGATTGCTATAACTGGCCTCGCGTTTTTATTTTCAGCTGGTGCACTAGCTTTCCTTCCAAAAGATCGCAAACTTGATGAACAAAAGGCCAAAACAACATTGTGGCAGGAAATGAAAAGCGGAGTGAGCTACGTGTTGCGAAAAAAAGAACTGAGTCTGCTTGGTTTATGTTTTCTGGCAGCCGGGCTCGGACTGGGTTTCATTCAGCCGCTCTCGATATTCCTTGTTACCGAACAACTGGGTCTGCCTAAGGAAAATCTTCAATGGTTATTTATGTTGAATGGGATTGGTATGATTTTAGGCGGAGCAGGAGTGATGATTTTTGCCAAAAAGGTGGCACCTCAGAGATTATTAGCATTTGGAATGCTTGTGAATGCCATTGGAATAGCGGTAATGGGGCTGTCAACAAACCTTTGGATTACACTTACTGCCGAGTTCTTTAATGGGCTGATGCTGCCTTGTATTCAAATTGGGATCAATACATTGATATTGCAGAGGACCGAAGGCGAGTTCATTGGAAGGGTCAATGGAATCTTAAGCCCATTGTTCACTGGCTCCATGGTTTTGACCATGAGTGCTGCAGGGGTGTTGAAAGAGCAATTTTCACTCGTTTCCATTTTTGAAACCGCGGCTTTCTTTTTTATCCTAGGGATGTTTTTCATTTTGCCATTGTACAATCAAAAGGCCGAAACAAAACCCTTGGAAATTCAATCGTAA